CCACGTAGGCCAGATGTTGGCCTGGGTCATAGCCGATGCCCATATCCTGGCCGAGCATCCATGATGCAATTTCGGCCCGGAGTTCTTCCTTGGCGTACACTTCCGAACCGAAAGGACCGAACTCGCGTCCCATGCGCGACTCATGGCCGGTCCAGTGACCGAGTTCATGCAGCGCCGTGGAGTAGTAATCGCCGGGGGTCTGGAAGCGATCCAGGGTAGGCAAGCTGATTTCATCCTTGGTGGGGCTGTAGAAAGCCCGATTGCGCTGGTTGTGTTTGATGACCGCGCCGGAATTGCGAAGGATGGCTTCCGCCTTCTCATTCGGGTCCCAACCCCGGATGAGCGTGGAGGGGTCCAAGGGGGGAACGTCGCCCTCAAGCTGGCTGACATGGAAAACGGAAGAAAAGCGAGCCATCGGCCTAGCCAGCTCCACCTTGTTCACCACCTGGTTGCCGTCGCCATCGAGCACCGGTTTGCCGGTGTCATCCAAGGAGGGTTCTTCCTTGGTGAACTGCCAGAAGACGATAGCCTGTGATTTTTCGCCCTTGCGAACACGGCAGTCCAGCGAGTTGGCCTGCTTGAGCGTCATCCAGCGGGGATCGGCATACCCTTTGCGGGAGAGCATGAGCCTGTTGATGCCGCTGTAGACCGTGCCAGAAACGGGGTTCATTGGTGAATGGAGTTCACCTGGCTGCCAGGGTTTCTGCCACGGCGCGGCCCCGGTTTTGAGATCTTCGATGATCTGCGCGGCGAACACCTGGTGGACCGGTTTGCGCACGGTTGCATCATTCGACATTATTGACGCCCTCATCTCCGGCGACCATATCCTCCAGGTCGTCAGATCCGACGGCCAGTTCCTCGAAGGCTCCCATGAACTCCGCAACCTCGGGATCGACAGGGATTCCCAACCCCGGATTTTCCATGGCCTGAACGTCCACCGCACGGGCGGCTGCCATCAAATACTCCTTGTCCACGATCATCCTCCTATGGGTTCAAAGACTCGCACTGGTTTCACCTTCTGAAGTGACGCCAACGGCAACAGACCAAAATACCGACCGTCGAAACCGCCGGGATGTTCACGAGAAAGGATCAAGACCATTCCTTCAGGAATCCGGCCTGGAGAAAGGGTGGTAGAAATCGGCATGGGCCGATCCAGGCTGTCCGTGGAGGCGCTCATGCTTTGCTGCATCATCCGGCCATTGACGCGAATACCCTCCGGCCCCACATCCAAAAGATCGCCGGGAAGGCCCGCTACCACCTTGAGGAGGGGCTCGTTGCCGTCAGGACAGGAGCCAGAGCGCAGATAGCCTCGGTCGAGGGCCAAGGAGGCGAAGGGTTCAATGGCCAGACAGACGCTGACCAGGTCGCCGCGATCAATGCCAGGATTGCCGGGAACGAGCTGATAAATGCCCTTGGGCATGGAGGGCGTGCCGTTGAAGCGATACCCTTGCTGAAAGAGAAAGAAACCAGAACAGACCAGCAGGAGCAGAATCCAGAGGAGGCGCTTCATTTCGATCCCCCCTGCTTCTTCAGGTAATCCGCGTAGGAGCGCCCTTCAGGCTTTTCTTTGTCCCGGCCAGCGGCGTCCGGGCTTTTCACGGGACAGAGGGAATCAGATTTGGCGGGAGCCCCCATCTTGGCCCGCTCGGAGAATGTGGGATCAAGGAAGAACAGATTCTGTCGACCGTAGATCGGTGAGCGCCCGGCAACGAAAATGAGCATGTCACCCGGTTTCTTGGCCTTGTCGCCCTTTTTCTGGAGACCGGGCAGACGCATGCATTCGTCGGGCGTCAAGAGCGCCCTGGCTGTTTCAGAAACGCTGACCGAGGCGTTTTTCAAATGACCGCAACGTGAGCCGGATACGGAGGTCTTCTGGGTCAAGACCGTGGTCTTGCCCGTCATCTCCGACAATTCCTTGGCCGTTTCCAGAGTGTTCGGCGCGTAGGCGATGCGGATATGGCAGTTGCCCTTAATGCCGTTCTCTTTCCCGTAAGTCTCATTGAGCTGCTCGACGTTCTGGATGACGAGCAAGTAGCTGATCCCGTATCCCGCCGCATAGGCGATGGACTTGTTGACGATCTCCATCTTCCCGATGGACGTGAACTCATCCAGGAGCATCAGCAGCCGACGGTTGGGCTTCTTCTGTTCGCCGTTCTCGAACTCCATGCGTTCGCAGATGCGGGAGATGATGAGGTTGAGTATGAGGCGGACCAGTGGTCGCAGCCGGTTGACGTCAGCCGGGCTCATGACCAGGTACAGGTCCACCGGAACCTCATGATTCATGAGATCATGAACTCGGAAATCCGAGCGGGATGTGTTCATGGCCACGACCGGGTCACGATAGAGCGCCAGGTTGACCAGGGCAGTGGAGACGACGCCGGAACCTTCGTTCCCGGCCTTGTTGAGCATTTCCCTGGCA
The Desulfovibrio sp. DNA segment above includes these coding regions:
- the traF gene encoding conjugative transfer signal peptidase TraF — its product is MKRLLWILLLLVCSGFFLFQQGYRFNGTPSMPKGIYQLVPGNPGIDRGDLVSVCLAIEPFASLALDRGYLRSGSCPDGNEPLLKVVAGLPGDLLDVGPEGIRVNGRMMQQSMSASTDSLDRPMPISTTLSPGRIPEGMVLILSREHPGGFDGRYFGLLPLASLQKVKPVRVFEPIGG